Part of the Kwoniella pini CBS 10737 chromosome 6, complete sequence genome is shown below.
AAATGCAGGTGATGAAGTTgtaattgaagaatatcTTACTGGACCTGAAATTAGTGTATTAGCTTTTTGTGATGGATATACAGTAATTCCAATGCCTGCTGCACAAGATCATAAACGaattggagaaggtgataCAGGACCTAATACAGGTGGAATGGGTGCATATGCACCTGCTCCTATAGctacaaaagaaattatggAAAGAGTTTTAAAGGAAAGTTTAGAACCAACTATTAAGGGTATGAGGGAAGAtggtaaatcaaaataaaatcaaatacgTATTGGAAAACCAGCTGATAATTCGCCTGTTATTTAGGTTACCCATTCGTTGGAATGCTCTTCACTGGATTTATGCTTACTGATAATGGACCTAAAGTACTTGAATACAACGTTCGATTCGGTGACCCTGAGACTCAAGCTTTAATGTTGCTTTTAGACGATGAGACGGACCTTGCTGAAGTGATGCTCGTGAGTGAATACACTGCTATCAAAGGCGGCAATATGTATAAAGACTGATGTCGGActattcattttttataGGCCGCTGTAGAGCGAAGGTTAGATTCAGTCAAACTTGGTTACCGAGATGGATATGCGGTTTCAGTCGTTTTGGCTTCAGAAGGATATCCAGGTAAATACCCTAAGGGTGTACCTATGACTATCAATCCCGATATGCCAGCTGGTGTTCACGTTTTCCACGCTGGTACAACTATCAAGGATGATACAGGAGTTACCGATGGTGGTCGAGTCTTAGCAGTTTGTGCATCAGGTTCAACATTAAGGGAAGCCGTCAATTTAGCTTATAATGGAGTTGATCAAATTTCTTGGTCCGGGAAAACATATAGAAGAGATATAGCTTATCGAGCACTTTCTTCAGAAGAACCCTCCATTGCCTCAACTTCCACTTCTGTAGGATTAACTTATGCTGCTGCGGGTGTATCAATCACTGCAGGAAATGATTTAGTAGACGCTATCAAACCCGTTGTTAAAGCTACTAGGCGTCCAGGAGCGGATTCGAATATCGGTGGATTCGGTGGTGCTTTCGATTTAGCTGCTGCAGGTTATCAAGATCCAATCTTAGTTAGTGGAACAGATGGTGTTGGAACAAAACTTAGAGTTGCATTAGATTATGGAAAACACTCAACAgttggaattgatttagTTGCTATGAGtgtaaatgatttaattgttCAAGGTGCCGAACCACTTTATTTCTTAGATTATTACGCTTGTTCAAAACTTGATGTACCAGTAGCTGCAGATGTTATTACTGGAATTGCTGAAGGATGTTTACAAGCTGGATGTGCTTTAATAGGTGGAGAAACTGCTGAAATGCCTGGAATGTACCTTGgagatgattatgatttaGCTGGATTCGCAGTTGGTGCAGTTGAAAGAAAACAacttttaccttcaaatgatattaaatCAGGTGATGCACTAATCGCATTATCTTCAAGTGGACCACATTCAAATGGTTATTCATTAATTAgaaaaataatttcattatcaaaattatcattaaatgataaatcaccttggaatgaaaatttaacaGTTGGAGAATCTTTACTTACACCAACAAAAATTTatattaaatcattattacctggaattaaaaatgaattatttaaaggAATGTCACATATAACAGGTGGAGGATTTACTGAAAATATTCCAAGAATTtttgaatcttcaaaattatatgaaaatttaggtgttgaaattaatttaaaaagttataaattaaattcaatttggaaatggttaatgaaaaatggaaatgttgaatcaaaagaaatggTTAGAACTTTTAATTGTGGTGTAGGTATgattattgttgttgatcaaaataaagTAAATGATGCTTTAAATagtttaaaagaaaatggagaagaaggttggGTAATTGGAAAAGTAATAGAAGGAAAAGGTGTTCAATATATtggattagaagaattcggtcaataaaattgaatttcttgaatttaataGTAGATAATATAGATTATTTCAATCATAAAAAAGAAGTTTTGTTTGGGATTTTCATTGTGTATGCATTTGTTTCGgctttttcaaatgatttgCATTTGCATTTTCATGTAGCCAGACCTTTCTATATGTATGCTTGATGGCACAAAGTTTCAATGCTGTTCATGATGATCCAGTCAAAATAGCATTATCTAAGGGTGAGTTCAACCTAATCAACAGAAGacggaatcaaatatcCTCACTCAGTATGCTTGGGTTTAACAACAATTCGAAGCTTTAAGTGAATGGGGTTAGCTAGCGATTATCTTTATTCTCTTCATTAAGTCTTTTACCcaatatatattgatatataaATACAACAAAGTTgttaaaatcatttcaatcatcAGAGAGATCATAGAAACAATCAAAACTATTTAAGACCTTTTTCAGAAAGAAAAATGTCTCAAGCACATAGACCAACATGGAATCCAACACAAGGTAGAGAAACAAAAGCAGGTTCAcaacaaatttcaaaattatctttaGCAAGTCAtacaaaattaaaatttcgTAAACCTGGTcaaacaaattcattagAAGTTTCAAAACGTGATTTAAAATcagaattattattagctGAAAGAAATGcattagaaaaaaaaagaaaattaaaaggtttaccacctttacaacctttattatcatcatcatcattatcaattcaagaaaataatttaagaattgaaaatggtaatgatgaaaaacaacaacaacaacaaaatgatgatgatgatgaatctaaagcaaaaagaagaaaagtattagaagaagctgttgaattagataaagatgaatcaagtgaagaagaagaattaaaggtaaaagagAATGACAATAATgacaatgatgataatgatgatgagtaAGTACGAATAActatatcaaattatatctttgaaattctatcaaatcaaatactgATTGATATTAATACTTTTCATAGCGATGATGATTCGGATGACtcggatgatgaagatgatacagCTGCTTTAATGgctgaattagctaaaataaaacaagaaagagcagaagaaaaagcaaaacAGGTTAGTTATAACTTTATTCATAAACTATTTAATCCTTCGCAAGAGATATAATATTTAAGATATAATATTCATTTAACATACAAAGCTAATCCCAAATTGGATTATTAGGACGCAGAAGCGGCATCATCTGCAGCTGTAGATAGAGAAGCAGAAATAGCATTAGGAAATcctttattaaatttacaaGCTGCTTTAGGtcaatcaccttcaacaccttcaactCCTGCAAGTAGTACAATTGGAGGAGGTTCATTTACAgttaaaagaagatgggatgatgatttaatttttaaaaatcaaGCTTCAggtttaaatgataaatcgaaaaaaggagaattcgtaaatgatttattaagaAGTGAAT
Proteins encoded:
- a CDS encoding phosphoribosylamine-glycine ligase — translated: MSEITAFPSPSTDLSILLLGAGGREHALAYKLSQSKRVSKIYVCPGNGGTALMGGKVSNLSIPYGAPPAFEGIIDFAKKEKVDLVVPGPEQPLVDGVEGAFKKIGIPVFGPSPIASLLEGSKSLSKEFMKRHNIPTANFTSFTSSQYEQAVEYINSNPFSSGRCVIKASGLAAGKGVLIPETNQEALEALKSVMIDKEFGNAGDEVVIEEYLTGPEISVLAFCDGYTVIPMPAAQDHKRIGEGDTGPNTGGMGAYAPAPIATKEIMERVLKESLEPTIKGMREDGYPFVGMLFTGFMLTDNGPKVLEYNVRFGDPETQALMLLLDDETDLAEVMLAAVERRLDSVKLGYRDGYAVSVVLASEGYPGKYPKGVPMTINPDMPAGVHVFHAGTTIKDDTGVTDGGRVLAVCASGSTLREAVNLAYNGVDQISWSGKTYRRDIAYRALSSEEPSIASTSTSVGLTYAAAGVSITAGNDLVDAIKPVVKATRRPGADSNIGGFGGAFDLAAAGYQDPILVSGTDGVGTKLRVALDYGKHSTVGIDLVAMSVNDLIVQGAEPLYFLDYYACSKLDVPVAADVITGIAEGCLQAGCALIGGETAEMPGMYLGDDYDLAGFAVGAVERKQLLPSNDIKSGDALIALSSSGPHSNGYSLIRKIISLSKLSLNDKSPWNENLTVGESLLTPTKIYIKSLLPGIKNELFKGMSHITGGGFTENIPRIFESSKLYENLGVEINLKSYKLNSIWKWLMKNGNVESKEMVRTFNCGVGMIIVVDQNKVNDALNSLKENGEEGWVIGKVIEGKGVQYIGLEEFGQ